The following proteins are encoded in a genomic region of Rubrobacter xylanophilus DSM 9941:
- a CDS encoding alpha-mannosidase, with protein MDDRDRQRLERFVRRIGDLRLWRNALESPVERWLFSAGGGGAWEPVSLGDRWPRVETPVLLRAEARVPEDWAGRPVELELWLGGEGFVRLSNGVTGGLNPFHRSFPVAREARGGERVGVEAEVVSKGLFGSRVSEPRLSRAALVVPEEEVRALELDLSVVAEACLALGGHDAAARLLDVLQEAFARLGRRWPTATETVVARHLLGYRDPLGEVARALPGPYAEKVTDLGLGPEPWSLPSPPRPLEPLPEGAREAVREARRAVAEGLAGLRGEHPPAGRVALTGHAHLDLAWLWPLEEARRKARRTFASVLGLMDRYGEFAFNQSSAQMYAWVEEDDPGLFARVRERVREGRWEPVGGSWVEPDCQMPSGESFVRQLLHGQRYFERRFGRRCSVAWLPDSFGFSPGVPQLLRGAGIRGFFTYKLNWNETDRFPHDLFVWEGLDGSRVVAHSFDNPGIDYNGDVVPHDLLGTWRNFRGKRHHPETLFSFGWGDGGGGPSERMLEAYGRLKEFPALPRLRMARVEEFFSALPEEGLPRWVGELYLELHRGTLTTQGEIKRLNRRAEHRLLEAEAFCALAALRRGAPYPAEELGRLWRTLLLNQFHDILPGSSIREVCEEARRQLEGVVSGAAGLRGRALRGISGGGAGSSWAVANAALWPRPLSVVLPGAGCEGVEDLSGEPLPAQRVEEGLLVHDPGRRVPGLGWTGLRPSGRRGGARETVRAEGSGGGAVLENALLSAEIGEGGALLRLYDREAGREVLAGPANRLVAYADRPREWEAWDIDADYAAEGEELPPASVEVAEEGPLRASVRAERRWRGSRVAQTYRLLAGSRRLDIETEIDWHERRMLLRALFPVGVRSHEAAFETMYGAVRRPTHRNTSWDAARFEACAHRFCDLSEPGYGVALLNDGRYGHSAEDNVLGISLVRGPLYPDPLADEGTHRFTYSLFPHPGDWTQAGVVEEAFALNSPLFAAEGAPPEAAGLVEAEGLPLALGALKRAEEGEGLVLRLYEPRGARGRAVLRLDPPPSRVRRTNLLEEPGEEVALEGGRVSLEVQPFEVVSLLLEA; from the coding sequence ATGGACGACCGCGACAGGCAGCGGCTCGAGCGCTTTGTCCGCCGCATAGGGGATCTCCGGCTCTGGCGCAACGCGCTGGAGAGCCCGGTGGAGCGGTGGCTGTTCTCGGCCGGGGGAGGGGGGGCCTGGGAGCCCGTCTCCCTGGGCGACCGCTGGCCGCGGGTAGAGACCCCGGTCCTCCTGCGCGCGGAGGCGCGGGTCCCGGAGGACTGGGCGGGGAGGCCGGTGGAGCTCGAGCTCTGGCTGGGGGGCGAGGGCTTTGTCCGGCTCTCCAACGGGGTGACCGGCGGCCTGAACCCCTTCCACCGCTCCTTCCCCGTCGCCCGCGAGGCCCGGGGCGGCGAGAGGGTGGGGGTGGAGGCGGAGGTGGTCTCCAAGGGGCTCTTCGGCTCGCGCGTCTCCGAGCCCCGCCTGTCGCGGGCGGCGCTGGTGGTGCCCGAGGAGGAGGTGCGGGCGCTGGAGCTGGACCTCTCGGTCGTGGCCGAGGCCTGCCTCGCCCTCGGGGGGCACGACGCGGCGGCGCGCCTGCTGGACGTCCTGCAGGAGGCCTTCGCCCGGCTGGGGAGGCGCTGGCCGACGGCGACCGAGACGGTCGTCGCCCGGCACCTGCTCGGCTACAGGGACCCTCTGGGGGAGGTCGCGCGCGCTCTGCCGGGCCCCTACGCCGAGAAGGTCACCGACCTCGGGCTCGGGCCGGAGCCCTGGAGCCTGCCCTCCCCGCCGCGCCCCCTCGAGCCGCTGCCGGAGGGGGCCCGGGAGGCGGTGCGGGAGGCCCGCCGGGCGGTGGCCGAGGGGCTGGCGGGGCTGCGCGGGGAGCACCCCCCGGCGGGGAGGGTCGCGCTCACCGGGCACGCGCACCTGGACCTGGCCTGGCTGTGGCCGCTGGAGGAGGCCCGGCGCAAGGCGCGCAGGACCTTCGCCAGCGTGCTCGGTCTCATGGACCGCTACGGGGAGTTCGCCTTCAACCAGTCCTCGGCCCAGATGTACGCCTGGGTGGAGGAGGACGACCCGGGGCTCTTCGCGCGGGTGCGCGAGAGGGTCCGCGAGGGGCGGTGGGAGCCCGTCGGGGGCTCCTGGGTCGAGCCGGACTGCCAGATGCCCTCCGGGGAGTCCTTCGTCCGGCAGCTGCTGCACGGCCAGCGGTACTTCGAGCGGCGCTTCGGGAGGAGGTGCTCCGTGGCCTGGCTGCCGGACTCCTTCGGCTTCTCGCCGGGGGTGCCGCAGCTGCTGCGCGGGGCGGGCATCCGGGGCTTCTTCACCTACAAGCTCAACTGGAACGAGACCGACCGCTTCCCCCACGACCTCTTCGTGTGGGAGGGGCTCGACGGCAGCCGGGTCGTCGCCCACTCCTTCGACAACCCCGGCATCGACTACAACGGCGACGTGGTGCCGCACGACCTGCTGGGCACCTGGCGGAACTTCCGGGGGAAGAGGCACCACCCGGAGACCCTCTTCTCCTTCGGTTGGGGCGACGGGGGCGGCGGCCCGAGCGAGAGGATGCTCGAGGCCTACGGGCGCCTGAAGGAGTTCCCGGCGCTCCCGCGGCTCCGGATGGCGCGCGTGGAGGAGTTCTTCTCCGCCCTGCCGGAGGAGGGGCTGCCGCGGTGGGTCGGCGAGCTCTACCTGGAGCTGCACCGGGGGACGCTGACCACGCAGGGGGAGATAAAGCGCCTCAACCGCCGCGCCGAGCACCGGCTGCTGGAGGCCGAGGCCTTCTGCGCGCTCGCCGCTCTGCGCCGCGGCGCCCCCTACCCGGCGGAGGAGCTCGGCCGGCTGTGGAGGACCCTGCTGCTCAACCAGTTCCACGACATCCTCCCGGGCTCCTCCATCCGGGAGGTCTGCGAGGAGGCCCGCCGGCAGCTGGAGGGGGTCGTCTCGGGGGCGGCCGGGCTGCGCGGGCGGGCCCTGCGCGGGATCTCGGGCGGGGGAGCGGGCTCTTCTTGGGCCGTGGCGAACGCCGCCCTTTGGCCCCGCCCGCTCTCGGTCGTGCTCCCGGGGGCCGGGTGCGAGGGGGTGGAGGACCTCTCGGGCGAGCCCCTCCCCGCGCAGCGGGTGGAGGAGGGGCTCCTCGTGCACGACCCCGGCCGCCGGGTGCCGGGGCTCGGCTGGACGGGGCTGCGCCCCTCCGGGCGGCGGGGAGGGGCGCGGGAGACCGTCCGGGCGGAGGGCTCCGGCGGCGGTGCCGTCCTCGAGAACGCGCTGCTCTCCGCGGAGATCGGGGAGGGCGGCGCGCTTCTGCGCCTCTACGACCGGGAGGCGGGGCGCGAGGTGCTCGCCGGGCCCGCCAACCGGCTGGTCGCCTACGCGGACCGGCCGCGCGAGTGGGAGGCCTGGGACATAGACGCGGACTACGCGGCGGAGGGGGAGGAGCTTCCCCCCGCGAGCGTCGAGGTGGCCGAGGAGGGGCCGCTACGCGCCTCGGTGCGCGCCGAGCGCCGCTGGAGGGGCTCCCGCGTCGCGCAGACCTACCGCCTGCTCGCCGGCTCCCGCCGGCTGGACATAGAGACGGAGATAGACTGGCACGAGCGCCGAATGCTGCTGCGGGCCCTCTTCCCGGTGGGGGTCCGCTCGCACGAGGCCGCCTTCGAGACCATGTACGGGGCCGTCCGGCGCCCCACCCACCGGAACACCTCCTGGGACGCGGCGCGCTTCGAGGCGTGCGCCCACCGCTTCTGCGACCTCTCCGAGCCGGGCTACGGGGTGGCGCTGCTCAACGACGGCCGCTACGGTCACAGCGCGGAGGACAACGTGCTGGGGATCAGCCTGGTGCGCGGGCCGCTCTACCCGGACCCGCTCGCCGACGAGGGGACCCACCGGTTCACCTACAGCCTCTTCCCGCACCCCGGGGACTGGACGCAGGCCGGGGTCGTGGAGGAGGCCTTCGCGCTGAACAGCCCGCTCTTCGCGGCGGAGGGGGCGCCGCCGGAGGCGGCGGGCCTCGTGGAGGC
- a CDS encoding acyl--CoA ligase family protein produces MGEKVYRTELTPVSFLRRSAFMFPEKTAVVYGDRRYTYREFERRVDRLASGLREAGLRGGDRVAFICPNTPPLLEAHFAVPAAGGVLVAINTRLSPEEVGYILEHSGARFVFADAGLEHLASGAEAQRVRIDDTGAEGDPYEDFLAAAPPEPPESPLKDEEETISLNYTSGTTGRPKGVMYSHRGAYLCALGNVIEAGMGYETRYLWTLPMFHCNGWTYPWAVTAVAGTHVCLRRVEPGRIWRLFKEEGITHYCAAPTVQVGIINDEAAHRLPRPVRAMIAGAPPSPTLIAGLGDLNIDPVHIYGLTETYGPITTSAPRKEWEELPAEERARLLARQGNAYVTADIVRVVDENLQDVPRDGETMGEIVMRGNMVMKGYFENEEATREAFEGGWFHSGDVAVWHPDGYVEIRDRRKDIIISGGENISTIEVEQAVVSHPAVLECAVVAIPDEKWGERPKAFVTLKKGHNATEEEIIEHCKAKIARFKAPSAVEFVEELPKTSTGKVQKFVLREKEWAGQEKRVH; encoded by the coding sequence ATGGGCGAGAAGGTCTACCGCACGGAGCTCACGCCGGTGAGCTTTCTGCGCCGCAGCGCCTTTATGTTCCCGGAGAAGACCGCCGTGGTCTACGGCGACAGGCGCTACACCTACCGGGAGTTCGAACGGCGGGTCGACCGGCTCGCCTCCGGCCTGAGGGAGGCGGGCCTGCGCGGGGGCGACCGGGTGGCGTTCATCTGCCCCAACACCCCGCCGCTGCTCGAGGCCCACTTTGCGGTCCCCGCCGCCGGGGGCGTGCTCGTGGCCATAAACACCCGCCTGAGCCCGGAGGAGGTCGGGTACATCCTCGAGCACTCGGGGGCCCGGTTCGTCTTCGCCGACGCCGGGCTCGAGCACCTCGCCTCCGGCGCGGAGGCGCAGCGGGTGCGCATAGACGACACCGGGGCGGAGGGCGACCCCTACGAGGACTTCCTCGCCGCCGCCCCGCCGGAGCCGCCGGAGAGCCCCCTCAAGGACGAGGAGGAGACCATCTCCCTCAACTACACCTCCGGCACCACCGGCAGGCCCAAGGGCGTGATGTACAGCCACCGGGGGGCGTACCTCTGCGCCCTCGGCAACGTTATCGAGGCCGGGATGGGCTACGAGACCCGCTACCTGTGGACCCTCCCCATGTTCCACTGCAACGGGTGGACCTACCCCTGGGCCGTAACGGCGGTGGCCGGGACCCACGTCTGCCTGCGGCGGGTGGAGCCCGGGCGCATCTGGAGGCTCTTCAAAGAGGAGGGCATAACCCACTACTGCGCCGCCCCCACCGTGCAGGTCGGGATCATAAACGACGAGGCGGCGCACCGGCTGCCGCGCCCGGTGCGGGCCATGATCGCGGGGGCCCCGCCCTCCCCCACCCTGATAGCCGGCCTCGGCGACCTCAACATAGACCCGGTGCACATCTACGGCCTCACCGAGACCTACGGCCCCATCACCACGAGCGCCCCCCGCAAGGAGTGGGAGGAGCTGCCGGCGGAGGAGCGGGCCCGCCTGCTGGCCCGCCAGGGCAACGCCTACGTCACCGCGGACATAGTGCGCGTGGTGGACGAGAACCTGCAGGACGTGCCCCGCGACGGGGAGACGATGGGCGAGATCGTGATGCGGGGCAACATGGTGATGAAGGGCTACTTCGAGAACGAGGAGGCCACCCGCGAGGCCTTCGAGGGCGGCTGGTTCCACTCCGGGGACGTGGCCGTCTGGCACCCCGACGGCTACGTGGAGATCCGGGACCGCCGCAAGGACATCATCATCTCCGGCGGGGAGAACATCTCCACCATCGAGGTGGAGCAGGCGGTCGTGAGCCACCCGGCGGTGCTGGAGTGCGCGGTGGTCGCCATCCCCGACGAGAAGTGGGGCGAGCGCCCGAAGGCGTTCGTGACGCTCAAGAAGGGGCATAACGCCACGGAGGAGGAGATCATCGAGCACTGCAAGGCCAAGATAGCCCGCTTCAAGGCGCCCTCGGCGGTGGAGTTCGTGGAGGAGCTGCCGAAGACCTCCACCGGCAAGGTGCAGAAGTTCGTGCTGCGCGAGAAGGAGTGGGCGGGGCAGGAGAAGCGGGTGCACTGA
- a CDS encoding PhzF family phenazine biosynthesis protein translates to MPTLHVLKVFVGEGGGGGNPLGVFLDGGEVPEGARQRVAASLGFSETVFVDDAGRGELRIFTPQAELPFAGHPLVGTAWLLLREGHEVQALRPPAGEVAVRRDGDLVFVAGRPEWAPPFEHLRLEHPGEVEALGGPPEGHDLVGVWAWEDERAGRVRARVFAPRLGIPEDEATGSHAARLAALLGRPVVIRQGRGSEILARPLPGGAVEVGGRTVQAEKREYPGGRP, encoded by the coding sequence ATGCCCACCCTCCACGTGCTGAAGGTTTTCGTCGGGGAGGGCGGCGGGGGCGGGAACCCGCTCGGCGTCTTTCTGGACGGCGGGGAGGTGCCGGAGGGAGCGCGCCAGCGGGTCGCGGCAAGCCTGGGCTTCAGCGAGACGGTGTTCGTGGACGACGCGGGGCGCGGCGAGCTGCGCATCTTCACCCCGCAGGCGGAGCTGCCCTTCGCCGGGCACCCGCTGGTGGGGACGGCGTGGCTGCTGCTGCGCGAGGGCCACGAGGTGCAGGCGCTGCGCCCGCCGGCGGGCGAGGTCGCGGTGCGGCGCGACGGCGACCTCGTCTTCGTCGCCGGGCGGCCGGAGTGGGCGCCGCCCTTCGAGCACCTGCGCCTGGAGCACCCGGGCGAGGTCGAGGCGCTCGGCGGTCCGCCGGAAGGCCACGACCTCGTCGGGGTGTGGGCCTGGGAGGACGAGAGGGCCGGGCGGGTCCGGGCGCGGGTCTTCGCCCCCCGCCTCGGGATACCGGAGGACGAGGCCACGGGCTCGCACGCCGCGCGGCTCGCCGCCCTGCTGGGGCGGCCCGTCGTCATCCGGCAGGGGAGAGGCTCCGAGATCCTGGCCAGGCCCCTCCCCGGCGGGGCCGTGGAGGTCGGGGGCCGCACCGTGCAGGCAGAGAAGCGCGAGTACCCGGGAGGTAGGCCATGA
- a CDS encoding enoyl-CoA hydratase: MIDAERKTYEHILFERDGEVARITMNRPEKRNALSLSHMQELTDAFRSVGESREVRAVILAGNGPAFCAGHDLAEMLDRDPGFYRRTFEVCTGMMMAIRSIPQPVIARVHATATAAGCQLAATCDLVVASTEARFATPGVKIGLFCSTPMVALSRSVGQKKSMEMLLTGDFVPAEEAERIGLVNRVVPPEELEGATLELARKICAASPLVVGVGKQAFYRQLEMPTEQAYAYAQEVMSFNATFADAQEGMCAFLEKRAPEWQGR; this comes from the coding sequence ATGATAGACGCCGAGAGAAAGACCTACGAGCACATCCTCTTCGAGCGGGACGGGGAGGTCGCCCGCATCACCATGAACCGCCCCGAGAAGCGCAACGCGCTCTCCCTCTCCCACATGCAGGAGCTCACCGACGCCTTCCGCTCCGTCGGGGAGAGCCGCGAGGTGCGGGCGGTGATCCTCGCGGGCAACGGCCCGGCCTTCTGCGCCGGCCACGACCTCGCGGAGATGCTGGACCGCGACCCGGGCTTCTACCGCCGCACGTTCGAGGTTTGCACCGGGATGATGATGGCCATCCGCTCCATCCCCCAGCCGGTCATCGCGCGGGTGCACGCGACCGCCACCGCCGCGGGCTGCCAGCTCGCCGCGACCTGCGACCTGGTGGTGGCCTCCACGGAGGCCAGGTTCGCCACGCCGGGGGTGAAGATAGGGCTCTTCTGCTCCACCCCGATGGTGGCCCTCTCCCGCTCCGTCGGGCAGAAGAAGAGCATGGAGATGCTGCTCACCGGGGACTTCGTCCCCGCGGAGGAGGCCGAGAGGATCGGGCTGGTCAACCGGGTGGTCCCGCCGGAGGAGCTGGAGGGGGCCACGCTGGAGCTGGCGCGGAAGATCTGCGCGGCGAGCCCGCTCGTGGTGGGCGTCGGCAAGCAGGCCTTCTACCGGCAGCTCGAGATGCCCACCGAGCAGGCCTACGCCTACGCCCAGGAGGTGATGTCCTTCAACGCCACCTTCGCCGACGCGCAGGAGGGGATGTGCGCCTTCCTGGAGAAGCGGGCGCCGGAGTGGCAGGGGCGTTGA
- a CDS encoding ATP-dependent Clp protease adaptor ClpS, with protein sequence MGAATRPKRRSREKSGGLPPYNVVLLDDDDHSYEYVIFMLRKLFGYPVRKGYELAREVDTTGRAVVATTHLEEAELKRDQIQSFGPDPLIPRCKGSMRAVVEPAPG encoded by the coding sequence ATGGGCGCGGCGACGCGGCCGAAAAGGAGATCGCGGGAAAAGAGCGGCGGCCTGCCGCCCTACAACGTCGTGCTGCTGGACGATGACGACCACAGCTACGAGTACGTGATCTTCATGCTCAGGAAGCTCTTCGGGTACCCGGTCCGGAAGGGCTACGAGCTGGCCAGGGAGGTGGACACCACCGGACGGGCCGTCGTGGCGACCACCCACCTGGAGGAGGCCGAGCTGAAGCGGGACCAGATCCAGTCCTTCGGCCCCGACCCCCTGATCCCGCGCTGCAAGGGCTCGATGAGGGCCGTCGTAGAGCCCGCCCCGGGCTGA
- a CDS encoding acetyl-CoA C-acyltransferase, with amino-acid sequence MKEAVIVSGARTAVGRAPRGTLRGMHPVDLAAAAIGEAVRRAEGLESEEIEDVILGCAMPEGTQGYNIARLASLRAGLPESVPAQTVNRFCSSGLQTIAIAAERIMVGHATAVLAGGVEHMSSTLEFPTFAPNPALVETNPAVYMGMGFTAEEVARRYKVSREDQDEFALRSHTLAKRAVESGLFDEEIVPLDVEYDYLDEEGNPQRFKTVFRRDEGPRDTSMEALAKLKPAFQQGGTVTAGNASQRSDGAAAVVVMEREEAERRGLEPLARFVGFALGGVPPEIMGIGPAVAIPRALEQAGLRLEDIDLIEFNEAFAAQALAVIREVGLDLERTNVNGGAIALGHPMGATGTKLTVQLIHEMKRRGSRYGMVTMCIGGGMGAAGIFENLQG; translated from the coding sequence ATGAAGGAAGCGGTCATCGTCTCGGGGGCCCGGACCGCCGTGGGGCGGGCCCCCCGCGGAACCCTGCGCGGGATGCACCCGGTGGACCTCGCCGCCGCCGCCATCGGCGAGGCCGTGCGCCGGGCCGAGGGCCTGGAGAGCGAGGAGATAGAGGACGTCATCCTGGGGTGCGCTATGCCCGAGGGGACCCAGGGCTACAACATCGCCCGGCTCGCCTCCCTGCGCGCCGGGCTCCCGGAGAGCGTCCCGGCGCAGACGGTCAACCGGTTCTGCTCCTCCGGGCTGCAGACCATCGCTATCGCCGCCGAGCGGATCATGGTGGGGCACGCCACGGCGGTGCTGGCCGGAGGGGTGGAGCACATGTCCTCCACGCTGGAGTTCCCCACCTTCGCGCCCAACCCGGCGCTGGTGGAGACCAACCCCGCCGTCTACATGGGGATGGGCTTCACCGCCGAGGAGGTGGCCCGCCGGTACAAGGTCTCGCGGGAGGACCAGGACGAGTTCGCCCTGCGCAGCCACACGCTGGCGAAGAGGGCGGTCGAGAGCGGGCTGTTCGACGAGGAGATCGTCCCGCTCGACGTGGAGTACGACTACCTGGACGAGGAGGGCAACCCGCAGCGCTTCAAGACGGTCTTCCGGCGCGACGAGGGGCCGAGGGACACCTCCATGGAGGCGCTGGCCAAGCTCAAGCCGGCCTTCCAGCAGGGGGGCACGGTGACCGCGGGCAACGCCTCCCAGCGCAGCGACGGCGCGGCCGCGGTGGTGGTGATGGAGCGGGAGGAGGCCGAGCGGCGCGGCCTCGAGCCCCTCGCCCGCTTTGTCGGGTTCGCGCTCGGGGGGGTGCCGCCGGAGATCATGGGCATCGGACCGGCGGTGGCCATCCCCCGGGCGCTGGAGCAGGCCGGGCTGAGGCTGGAGGACATAGACCTCATCGAGTTCAACGAGGCGTTCGCGGCGCAGGCTTTGGCGGTGATCCGGGAGGTAGGGCTCGACCTGGAGAGGACCAACGTGAACGGCGGCGCGATCGCGCTCGGCCACCCCATGGGCGCCACGGGCACCAAGCTCACCGTCCAGCTCATCCACGAGATGAAGCGGCGCGGCTCGCGCTACGGCATGGTCACGATGTGCATCGGCGGCGGGATGGGGGCGGCCGGGATCTTCGAGAACCTGCAGGGCTGA
- a CDS encoding 3-hydroxyacyl-CoA dehydrogenase/enoyl-CoA hydratase family protein has product MRRIRKVAVLGAGTMGAAIAAHCANAGLEVELLDIAPGEGEDKNAVVRAGFERMRQARPPALMSQRVVERIRLGNFEEHFGRVADADWVVEAIVERLEPKRELMARVEETAREDAVVSSNTSGIPLRSIAEGRGEGFRRRFLGTHFFNPPRYLKLLELIPTGDTDPEVVRRMRDFGERVLGKGAVIAKDTPNFIGNRLGSFAGMQSVSYALENGYGIEEVDAITGPLIGHPKTATFRLNDTVGLDIAVGVAENLYELVPEDESREVFRPHPKLKEMIRRNLLGNKTGAGFYKRVREDGKTAFYVLDLETFEHRPPENPEVPIAEEARRQGDLASRLRFLVSKAGEDRHARYIRDTLLPYLAYASRRVPEISDTLEDVDHAMEWGFGHEAGPFRTWDMLGVAETAELMRSMGLEVAPWVAEMLEAGNASFYRREGGRELAYSPLRKEYVPVREDPLAISLDRLREQGRELARNDSASLLDLGDGVLCLEFHSRGNSIDRGVIEMGFRALRELEREEVVGLVVGNEGRNFCVGANLGEIARAVQNGGAGQVGESVDALHRLLMGFRFSDKPVVAAPRGQTLGGGLEICLHASRVVAAAESYMGLVEAGVGLIPAGGGTKEMVRRTVSRALREAPNSPPLPFLQKAFETIATARVSGSALEARELGFLDEDDPVVMNADHLLHHAKDEVLDLADSHTPPEGGNDVYAAGVQARAALLVAVRSMQWGRYATEYDGVIAGHLARVMTGGDLTMPQWVPEEHILRLEKEAFLSLLGNRKTHERIEAMLKTGKPLRN; this is encoded by the coding sequence ATGAGAAGGATACGCAAGGTCGCCGTTCTGGGAGCCGGCACCATGGGCGCCGCGATAGCCGCCCACTGCGCCAACGCCGGGCTCGAGGTGGAGCTCTTGGACATCGCTCCGGGAGAGGGGGAGGACAAGAACGCCGTCGTCAGGGCCGGCTTCGAGCGGATGCGGCAGGCCCGCCCCCCGGCGCTCATGAGCCAGCGGGTCGTCGAGAGGATCCGGCTCGGCAACTTCGAGGAGCACTTCGGGCGCGTGGCCGACGCCGACTGGGTCGTGGAGGCCATCGTGGAGCGGCTCGAGCCCAAGCGGGAGCTCATGGCCCGGGTGGAGGAGACGGCGCGGGAGGACGCCGTCGTCTCCTCGAACACCTCCGGCATCCCGCTGCGCAGCATCGCCGAGGGGCGCGGCGAGGGCTTCCGGCGCCGCTTTCTCGGGACCCACTTCTTCAACCCGCCGCGCTACCTCAAGCTGCTCGAGCTGATCCCCACCGGGGACACCGACCCCGAGGTCGTCCGGCGGATGCGGGACTTCGGCGAGCGGGTGCTGGGCAAGGGGGCCGTCATCGCCAAGGACACCCCCAACTTCATCGGCAACCGGCTCGGGAGCTTCGCCGGGATGCAGTCGGTGAGCTACGCCCTGGAGAACGGGTACGGGATCGAGGAGGTCGACGCCATAACCGGCCCCCTCATCGGGCACCCCAAGACCGCGACCTTCCGGCTCAACGACACCGTGGGGCTGGACATAGCAGTCGGCGTGGCCGAGAACCTCTACGAGCTGGTCCCCGAGGACGAGTCGCGCGAGGTCTTCAGGCCCCACCCCAAGCTGAAGGAGATGATCCGGCGCAACCTCCTCGGCAACAAGACCGGCGCCGGCTTCTACAAGCGGGTGCGGGAGGACGGGAAGACCGCCTTCTACGTGCTGGACCTCGAGACCTTCGAGCACCGGCCGCCGGAGAACCCGGAGGTCCCCATCGCCGAGGAGGCCCGCAGGCAGGGCGACCTCGCCTCCCGGCTGCGCTTTCTCGTGAGCAAGGCCGGCGAGGACCGGCACGCCCGCTACATCCGGGACACCCTGCTCCCCTACCTGGCCTACGCCTCCCGGCGGGTGCCGGAGATCTCCGACACCTTGGAGGACGTGGACCACGCGATGGAGTGGGGCTTCGGGCACGAGGCCGGGCCCTTCAGGACGTGGGACATGCTCGGCGTCGCCGAGACGGCGGAGCTGATGCGCTCCATGGGCCTGGAGGTCGCCCCCTGGGTCGCCGAGATGCTCGAGGCCGGCAACGCGAGCTTCTACCGGCGGGAGGGCGGCCGGGAGCTCGCCTACAGCCCGCTGCGCAAGGAGTACGTGCCGGTGCGGGAGGACCCGCTGGCCATCTCGCTGGACCGGCTGCGCGAGCAGGGCAGGGAGCTGGCCCGCAACGACTCCGCGAGCCTCCTCGACCTCGGCGACGGGGTGCTCTGCCTGGAGTTCCACTCCAGGGGCAACTCCATAGACCGGGGCGTGATAGAGATGGGCTTCCGGGCGCTGCGGGAGCTGGAGCGCGAGGAGGTCGTCGGGCTCGTCGTCGGCAACGAGGGGCGCAACTTCTGCGTGGGGGCGAACCTCGGCGAGATCGCCCGGGCCGTCCAGAACGGGGGGGCCGGGCAGGTGGGCGAGAGCGTGGACGCCCTGCACCGGCTGCTCATGGGCTTCCGCTTCTCCGACAAGCCGGTCGTCGCCGCCCCGCGCGGCCAGACCCTCGGCGGGGGGCTGGAGATCTGCCTGCACGCCTCCCGGGTCGTCGCCGCGGCCGAGAGCTACATGGGGCTGGTGGAGGCCGGGGTGGGGCTCATCCCGGCCGGCGGCGGGACGAAGGAGATGGTGCGGCGGACCGTCTCGCGGGCGCTGCGCGAGGCCCCCAACAGCCCTCCGCTGCCCTTTCTGCAGAAGGCCTTCGAGACCATCGCCACCGCCCGCGTCTCCGGGAGCGCGCTCGAGGCGCGGGAGCTGGGCTTTCTGGACGAGGACGACCCGGTGGTGATGAACGCCGACCACCTCCTCCACCACGCCAAGGACGAGGTGCTGGACCTCGCCGACAGCCACACCCCCCCGGAGGGGGGCAACGACGTCTACGCCGCGGGCGTCCAGGCGCGGGCGGCGCTGCTCGTGGCGGTCCGGAGCATGCAGTGGGGCCGCTACGCCACCGAGTACGACGGCGTCATCGCCGGGCACCTCGCCCGGGTGATGACCGGCGGGGATCTCACCATGCCGCAGTGGGTGCCCGAGGAGCACATCCTCCGGCTGGAGAAGGAGGCCTTCCTCTCGCTTCTGGGCAACCGGAAGACCCACGAGCGCATAGAGGCCATGCTCAAGACCGGCAAGCCCTTGAGGAACTAG
- a CDS encoding DUF4442 domain-containing protein yields the protein MGRAPAVRESPRTRLFRAAMNLYPAYRGTGGRVVRISADWREVLVRLPLSWRTRNYVGTIFGGSIFAAVDPFYALMLMKNLGDGYEVWDKAASVRFRRPGRQTLYARFVLGEEEIEAVRAATAGGSPSDRRYTVELKTAAGEVCAVVEKVVYVRRKAPRGQREVG from the coding sequence ATGGGTAGGGCGCCGGCCGTCAGGGAGTCCCCGAGGACCCGCCTGTTCCGGGCGGCGATGAACCTCTACCCGGCCTACCGGGGCACCGGGGGGAGGGTGGTGCGCATCTCCGCCGACTGGAGGGAGGTGCTGGTGCGGCTCCCGCTGAGCTGGAGGACCCGCAACTACGTGGGGACCATCTTCGGGGGGAGCATCTTCGCCGCGGTGGACCCCTTCTACGCCCTCATGCTCATGAAGAACCTCGGGGACGGGTACGAGGTGTGGGACAAGGCCGCCAGCGTCCGCTTCCGGCGACCCGGCCGGCAGACGCTGTACGCCAGGTTCGTGCTCGGGGAGGAGGAGATAGAGGCCGTGCGCGCGGCAACCGCCGGCGGGAGCCCCTCCGACCGCCGCTACACCGTCGAGCTGAAGACCGCCGCGGGGGAGGTGTGCGCCGTGGTGGAGAAGGTCGTCTACGTCAGGCGCAAGGCGCCGCGAGGACAACGGGAGGTGGGATGA